The following are encoded together in the Kribbella voronezhensis genome:
- a CDS encoding ABC transporter permease produces MLRLSLGAVRDRWQLFAGAVVAVALGVGLVQSGLQVLAATDRPELPPGLSKFDQARIREGYVGAATLLGMSVMLAVFLTVFVVSTTFGFTVAQRRRELALLRLVGAQRGSLRLMLLGEALILGVLGTAAGVPAGLLGTWAQSELLIRLGMLPSWFRAPWDTGSMEAAAIVGIGTALAGVLAAAWRASRIAPLEALTELPEGMPVMTGWRWFWGLSATACTVVLVIAAQAARDLVAGLMIALVVMISGSVALSQLSPIAVPLAGRLPALVLRGSLVADLARENVLYAVRRGAATAAPLIVLVGLLVGLWGTFGSLAKAVGEEQRQLITADLVVGSEVPASQDITVASPQTVVPVTVIRQAGKRKQTVYSEAVGIEWSAYQRTHRLRPRKGSLDRLVGRTIAIGPGMSAEGYKLGSTVTAVIGTRRLPLKVVAIMPETLDVGDNFFVPRALAGEGRTETLVKVAPGNDIRTVARRLEAGGEVRTVAEWAEARGEVQQRGNTGIFAVLMGLAGVYAAVAVVNAVVMAAADRRREFALTRMAGLTRAQVVTVALVESLTVVVIGVLLGCLVAAAALAGVAAGTANTYGVVVLAIPWRLLGLILGGALLVVGGTAAATAWTVTRHQPVSLLGGRD; encoded by the coding sequence ATGCTGAGGTTGTCGCTGGGCGCGGTGCGGGATCGCTGGCAGTTGTTCGCGGGCGCCGTGGTGGCGGTGGCTCTTGGCGTCGGCCTGGTGCAGTCGGGGTTGCAGGTGCTGGCCGCGACGGATCGGCCGGAGCTGCCGCCCGGGTTGTCGAAGTTCGACCAGGCGCGGATCCGCGAGGGGTACGTCGGCGCCGCGACGCTGCTCGGCATGTCGGTCATGCTGGCCGTGTTCCTGACGGTGTTCGTCGTGAGCACCACCTTCGGGTTCACGGTGGCGCAGCGACGACGCGAGCTTGCGTTGCTGCGGCTAGTCGGCGCTCAGCGTGGCAGCCTCCGGCTGATGTTGCTCGGTGAAGCGCTGATCCTCGGTGTCCTGGGCACTGCAGCAGGTGTCCCGGCCGGATTGCTCGGCACCTGGGCTCAGTCGGAGCTGCTGATCCGGCTCGGCATGCTGCCCTCTTGGTTCCGAGCGCCCTGGGACACCGGCTCGATGGAGGCCGCTGCGATCGTCGGGATCGGTACGGCGTTGGCGGGCGTCCTCGCGGCGGCTTGGCGGGCCTCGCGGATCGCACCGCTCGAGGCGCTCACCGAGCTGCCGGAGGGGATGCCGGTGATGACCGGATGGCGTTGGTTCTGGGGACTTTCGGCCACCGCCTGCACCGTGGTACTGGTGATCGCCGCGCAGGCCGCGCGCGATCTGGTGGCCGGTTTGATGATCGCGTTGGTGGTGATGATCAGCGGGTCGGTCGCCTTGAGCCAGCTGAGCCCGATCGCGGTGCCCCTCGCGGGACGCCTTCCAGCGTTGGTGCTTCGCGGCAGTCTCGTTGCGGACCTGGCCCGCGAGAACGTCCTGTACGCCGTACGCCGAGGTGCTGCTACTGCTGCTCCGTTGATCGTGCTCGTGGGACTTCTGGTGGGGTTGTGGGGCACGTTCGGCTCGCTCGCCAAGGCGGTCGGCGAGGAGCAGCGGCAACTGATCACCGCCGACCTCGTCGTGGGTTCGGAGGTGCCGGCCTCGCAGGACATCACGGTCGCGTCGCCGCAGACCGTCGTACCGGTGACGGTGATTCGCCAAGCAGGTAAGCGGAAACAGACCGTGTACTCCGAGGCGGTCGGCATCGAGTGGTCCGCGTACCAGCGCACTCATCGCCTGCGACCGCGCAAGGGATCGCTCGACCGGCTGGTCGGCCGGACGATCGCGATCGGTCCCGGGATGAGTGCCGAGGGATACAAGCTGGGCTCGACCGTGACGGCGGTGATCGGGACCCGGCGCCTGCCGCTGAAGGTGGTCGCGATCATGCCGGAGACCCTCGATGTCGGCGACAACTTCTTCGTACCGCGCGCACTGGCCGGTGAAGGCCGGACCGAAACGCTGGTGAAAGTTGCTCCCGGCAATGACATCCGGACGGTCGCGCGCCGGCTCGAAGCCGGCGGCGAGGTGCGGACGGTCGCCGAGTGGGCCGAAGCGCGCGGCGAGGTCCAGCAACGCGGAAACACCGGCATCTTCGCCGTCCTGATGGGCCTGGCCGGTGTCTACGCGGCCGTCGCGGTCGTCAACGCCGTGGTAATGGCCGCAGCGGACCGCCGCCGCGAGTTCGCCCTGACGCGGATGGCGGGCCTCACCCGCGCCCAGGTCGTCACCGTCGCTCTGGTCGAATCCCTGACCGTGGTGGTGATCGGTGTCCTCCTCGGCTGCCTGGTCGCAGCCGCAGCGCTTGCGGGAGTCGCCGCCGGTACCGCGAACACCTACGGCGTCGTCGTCCTTGCAATCCCTTGGCGACTACTCGGCCTGATCCTCGGCGGCGCCCTCCTGGTGGTCGGCGGCACCGCCGCGGCAACAGCCTGGACCGTCACCCGCCACCAACCGGTCTCGCTGCTGGGCGGTCGGGACTAG
- a CDS encoding MarR family winged helix-turn-helix transcriptional regulator produces MSRTHKTEELLGIGPASSLDPSVRAFRTVLTLAQRLRNAMDERLRADGLTTQQAALITVVAAAGKPSLAEAAAALGSTHQNVAQIVAALVRKDLLQVEPDPADKRRKLLSTTNHNASYWKQRDAADFAAVAEWFGDLSRTEIETLCSLAERVIEKVSDAQSNPR; encoded by the coding sequence ATGTCGCGCACCCACAAGACCGAGGAGTTGCTGGGCATCGGCCCCGCTTCGTCGCTGGACCCGTCGGTCCGGGCGTTCCGGACGGTGCTCACGCTCGCCCAGAGGCTTCGCAACGCGATGGACGAGCGGCTGCGGGCCGATGGGTTGACGACTCAGCAGGCAGCGTTGATCACGGTCGTCGCCGCAGCCGGCAAACCGTCGCTGGCCGAAGCCGCGGCCGCATTGGGCAGCACCCACCAAAACGTCGCCCAGATCGTCGCTGCCCTCGTCCGCAAGGATCTTCTGCAGGTCGAGCCGGATCCCGCCGACAAACGGCGAAAGTTGCTCTCGACAACAAACCACAACGCGAGCTACTGGAAGCAGCGGGACGCCGCGGACTTCGCCGCCGTGGCCGAATGGTTCGGCGACCTGAGCCGGACCGAGATCGAAACTCTGTGCTCCTTGGCGGAGCGTGTGATCGAGAAGGTCTCCGATGCGCAAAGCAATCCTCGGTAG
- a CDS encoding thiamine-binding protein, protein MIVAFSISPAAGDETGGVSEAVAEAVRVVRVSGLPNETNAMFTNIEGEWDEVMAVVKQAVEAVAAVSPRVSLVLKADIRPGFTGQLSAKVERIEQALAD, encoded by the coding sequence ATGATCGTTGCATTCAGCATCAGCCCGGCGGCCGGGGACGAGACCGGTGGCGTGAGCGAGGCGGTCGCCGAGGCGGTCCGCGTCGTCCGCGTCTCCGGTCTGCCCAACGAGACCAACGCGATGTTCACCAACATCGAGGGGGAGTGGGACGAGGTGATGGCGGTGGTGAAGCAAGCCGTCGAGGCGGTCGCCGCGGTCTCGCCCCGGGTCAGCCTGGTGTTGAAGGCCGACATCCGTCCCGGTTTCACCGGCCAGCTCAGCGCCAAGGTCGAGCGCATCGAGCAGGCCCTCGCCGACTGA
- a CDS encoding TetR/AcrR family transcriptional regulator: MATKVDWLNAGLRLLADEGAPAVTIDRLTTELGLSKGSYYHHFHGVGGFRTALLEHFEALFTTRLIDTVEEDPEATAEVKLVRLMELVLAGPEDSKLEIAVRAWALQDGEARQAQERVDRTRTQYLQKLCRGLESSLIGPDQLAELLYLILIGAEQVLPPLSSDRLRALYADTLRLATGKSLL, from the coding sequence ATGGCGACGAAGGTGGACTGGTTGAACGCCGGGCTCCGGCTGCTTGCCGACGAGGGGGCGCCGGCGGTGACCATCGACCGGCTGACCACCGAGCTCGGCCTGAGCAAAGGCTCGTACTATCACCATTTCCACGGCGTCGGCGGGTTCCGGACGGCGCTGCTCGAGCACTTCGAGGCACTCTTCACGACCCGGCTGATCGACACCGTGGAAGAGGATCCGGAGGCGACCGCCGAGGTGAAACTGGTCCGGCTGATGGAGCTCGTCCTGGCCGGGCCGGAGGACTCCAAACTGGAGATCGCGGTCCGGGCCTGGGCGTTGCAGGACGGTGAGGCGCGGCAGGCGCAGGAGCGCGTGGATCGGACGCGCACGCAGTACCTGCAGAAGCTTTGCCGTGGTCTGGAGAGCAGCCTGATCGGTCCGGACCAGCTCGCCGAGTTGCTGTATCTGATCCTCATCGGCGCCGAGCAGGTGCTGCCGCCGCTCTCGTCCGACCGGCTCCGCGCGCTGTACGCCGACACCTTGCGACTGGCCACCGGCAAGTCGCTGCTTTAG
- a CDS encoding SDR family oxidoreductase yields the protein MKTTGNTIFLAGGTSGLGLGLAQRFLDLGNKVIISGRRKELLDQLAAEHPGLETIALDVADPDSITDTVERVIATHPDVNVVITMAGIMHPENLRDANHLSVSEATITTNLLGTIRVISAFLPHLLNKPDAAVLTVSSGLAFVPLVITPTYNATKAAIHSYTQSLRLQLADTSVQVIELIPPAVQTALMGQENDERALPLDTYLTDTIDILQNQPDVTEVVIDRVKFLRNAEPEGRYAETLAALNSH from the coding sequence ATGAAAACGACAGGCAACACGATCTTCCTGGCCGGCGGCACCTCGGGCCTCGGCCTCGGACTGGCCCAGCGCTTCCTGGACCTCGGCAACAAGGTGATCATCAGCGGCCGCCGCAAGGAACTGCTGGACCAGCTGGCCGCCGAACACCCCGGACTCGAGACGATCGCCCTCGACGTCGCGGACCCGGACTCGATCACCGACACCGTCGAGCGAGTGATCGCCACCCACCCCGACGTCAACGTGGTGATCACGATGGCCGGCATCATGCATCCGGAGAACCTGCGCGACGCGAACCATCTCAGCGTCAGCGAGGCCACGATCACGACGAACCTGCTCGGCACGATCCGGGTGATCAGCGCCTTCCTGCCACACCTGCTGAACAAGCCGGACGCGGCCGTCCTCACGGTCTCGTCGGGTCTCGCGTTCGTGCCGTTGGTGATCACGCCGACGTACAACGCGACGAAGGCCGCCATCCACAGCTACACGCAGAGCCTGCGGCTGCAGCTCGCGGACACCTCGGTCCAGGTGATCGAGCTGATCCCGCCGGCCGTCCAAACCGCTCTGATGGGGCAGGAGAACGACGAGCGGGCCCTACCGCTCGACACCTACCTGACCGACACCATCGACATCCTGCAGAACCAGCCCGACGTGACCGAGGTCGTCATCGACCGGGTCAAGTTCCTCCGCAACGCAGAGCCCGAAGGCCGGTACGCCGAGACCCTCGCGGCCCTCAACAGCCACTGA
- a CDS encoding MFS transporter: MSSNSFLKQPKSVWAVAFACVIAFMGIGLVDPILKPIAEQLHASPSQVSLLFTSYMAVIGVAMLITGAVSSRIGAKRTLLIGLAIIVVFSALAGLSNSIGMIVAFRAGWGLGNALFIATALATIVNSASGSVAQAIILYEAALGVGIAAGPLVGGELGTISWRGPFFGVAVLMTIALAATAFLLPTSPPAPRRTSIIEPLKALKHRSLATVAVTALLYNFGFFTLLAFTPFPLAMSARQIGLIFFGWGIGLALTSVFAAPRLQRRFGTIPVVLTSLLLFSADLAVMGVYAHHRPVLAVGVIVAGLFLGVNNTLITEAVMAAAPVERGTASAAYSFVRFSGGAVAPWLAGKLGEEVNIQLPFYVGAFAVLLAVGVLASGWKPLAHLRTPTAHSEAEAEALTTADA; encoded by the coding sequence GTGAGCAGTAACTCGTTTCTCAAGCAACCCAAGTCGGTCTGGGCCGTTGCGTTCGCCTGTGTGATCGCGTTCATGGGCATCGGCCTGGTCGACCCGATCCTCAAGCCGATCGCGGAGCAACTGCACGCCAGCCCGTCGCAGGTGTCGCTGCTGTTCACCAGCTACATGGCCGTCATCGGCGTCGCCATGCTGATCACCGGCGCGGTCTCCAGCCGGATCGGCGCCAAGCGCACGCTGTTGATCGGCCTGGCCATCATCGTCGTGTTCAGCGCATTGGCAGGTCTCTCCAACTCGATCGGCATGATCGTCGCCTTCCGGGCCGGCTGGGGTCTCGGCAACGCCCTCTTCATCGCGACCGCGCTGGCGACCATCGTCAACTCCGCCAGCGGCTCCGTCGCGCAGGCGATCATCCTGTACGAGGCGGCGCTCGGCGTCGGCATCGCGGCCGGGCCGCTGGTCGGCGGTGAGCTCGGGACGATCTCGTGGCGTGGCCCGTTCTTCGGCGTCGCCGTCCTGATGACGATCGCGCTCGCCGCGACCGCGTTCCTGCTGCCCACCTCGCCGCCGGCGCCACGGCGTACGTCGATCATCGAGCCGCTCAAGGCGCTCAAGCACCGTTCGCTGGCCACCGTCGCGGTCACGGCCCTGCTGTACAACTTCGGCTTCTTCACCCTGCTCGCGTTCACCCCGTTCCCGCTGGCGATGTCCGCGAGGCAGATCGGGCTGATCTTCTTCGGCTGGGGCATCGGCCTCGCCTTGACCTCTGTCTTCGCGGCTCCCCGGTTGCAGCGACGTTTCGGCACGATTCCCGTAGTACTGACCTCGCTACTGCTCTTCAGTGCGGACCTTGCCGTGATGGGGGTCTACGCGCATCACCGTCCGGTTCTCGCCGTCGGAGTGATCGTGGCGGGCCTGTTCCTCGGCGTGAACAACACCCTCATCACCGAGGCCGTGATGGCTGCCGCACCGGTCGAGCGCGGCACCGCCTCCGCGGCGTACAGCTTCGTCCGCTTCTCCGGTGGCGCGGTCGCCCCGTGGCTGGCCGGCAAGCTCGGTGAAGAGGTCAACATCCAGCTGCCGTTCTACGTGGGCGCTTTCGCCGTACTGCTCGCGGTCGGCGTGCTCGCCTCCGGCTGGAAGCCGCTGGCCCACCTCCGTACGCCGACCGCCCACTCCGAGGCGGAAGCCGAGGCGCTCACCACCGCCGACGCCTGA
- a CDS encoding GH116 family glycosyl-hydrolase, producing the protein MTRADWPGSRSYTGNQLRRIALPLGGIGTGTVSLGGRGNLRDWEVGNRPAKGFRPETAFFAVRTCDEDGTVVTRAAEGPLDLSEYEGAHGSAAQNHGLPRFRSAAFATSYPFGQVILHDPDVPVGVQVQGFNPLVPTDVAASSWPIAVLRLEVVNRTDRPLTVSVAGCLQNFIGRDGTNDVAAGNYNTAVDDAGLSGVLLRTNGVDASAESWGSLALAILAGQDVSRRTGWTDRTWGDSLLDFWDDFSADGQLDERESTSPTPIASVADTRVVAAGASEGFTFLLGWHFPNRRAWEKPDVVGNHYTTLYADAWDAVAKFAPELPELERRTLAFVRAFEGSDLPAAVKEAALFNLSTLRSQTVFRTPDGRFFGWEGCSDHVGSCFGSCTHVWNYEQATPYLFGEIARSLREVEFGHATDEQGLMSFRVGLPLAEAAQDWRVAAADGQLGCLVKLYRDWRLSGDDAMLAELWPAARRALEFCWIPGGWDADRDGVMEGCQHNTMDVEYYGPNPQMQSWYLAALRACEELARHAGEDELATECRRLFEYGSAWMDQNLFNGSYYRHEIRPPASADDVAPGLRERMGAADPTKPELQLGDGCLIDQLVGQALAHIAQLGHLHDPLLVATALRSILAHNGRTGFHDHFNNMRSYVLGDESAVLMCSYPRGNRPERPFPYFAEVMTGFEHILAVGLISEGLVDEGLEVISNIRARYDGERRNPFDEAECGHHYARAMASWGAVVALTGFDYDGRSGVMRFDPRYPSTNHFWSTGNAFGILTDTELQVREGTLHLTELHLPGRPPISFNRSSYGAGDTIGL; encoded by the coding sequence ATGACGAGAGCTGACTGGCCCGGGTCGCGGTCGTACACAGGCAACCAACTGCGCCGGATCGCCTTGCCGCTGGGCGGAATCGGCACCGGGACCGTGAGCCTCGGCGGGCGGGGCAACCTGCGCGACTGGGAGGTGGGGAACCGGCCGGCCAAGGGCTTCCGGCCGGAGACCGCGTTCTTCGCCGTCCGGACCTGCGACGAGGACGGGACCGTGGTCACCCGCGCGGCCGAAGGACCACTCGATCTGAGCGAGTACGAGGGAGCGCACGGCAGCGCCGCGCAGAACCACGGTCTCCCCCGCTTCCGGAGCGCCGCCTTCGCCACCAGCTATCCCTTCGGCCAGGTGATTCTGCACGATCCTGACGTCCCGGTCGGCGTTCAGGTGCAAGGATTCAATCCGCTCGTGCCGACCGACGTGGCGGCCAGTTCGTGGCCGATCGCGGTGCTGCGCCTCGAGGTCGTCAACCGGACCGACCGGCCGCTGACCGTCTCGGTGGCCGGCTGCCTGCAGAACTTCATCGGCCGCGACGGCACCAATGATGTTGCTGCTGGCAACTACAACACAGCTGTCGACGACGCCGGGCTGAGCGGCGTACTGCTGCGAACCAACGGTGTCGACGCCAGCGCCGAGAGCTGGGGATCGCTCGCGCTGGCGATCCTGGCCGGCCAGGACGTCAGCCGCCGTACGGGGTGGACCGATCGGACCTGGGGCGACAGCCTGCTCGACTTCTGGGACGACTTCAGTGCGGACGGGCAACTCGACGAGCGGGAGAGCACCTCCCCGACACCGATCGCCTCCGTCGCCGATACCAGGGTCGTCGCAGCGGGCGCGAGCGAGGGATTCACGTTCCTGCTCGGCTGGCACTTCCCGAACCGCCGTGCCTGGGAGAAACCCGATGTCGTCGGCAACCACTACACCACCCTGTACGCCGATGCGTGGGACGCCGTCGCCAAGTTCGCGCCGGAGTTGCCGGAGCTCGAACGGCGTACCCTCGCCTTCGTACGCGCCTTCGAAGGCAGCGATCTCCCCGCGGCGGTGAAGGAAGCCGCCCTCTTCAACCTGAGCACCCTGCGCTCGCAGACCGTCTTCCGGACACCGGACGGCCGGTTCTTCGGCTGGGAAGGATGCTCGGACCACGTCGGCAGCTGTTTCGGCAGTTGCACCCACGTCTGGAACTACGAGCAGGCCACGCCGTACCTGTTCGGCGAGATCGCCCGCTCACTGCGCGAAGTCGAGTTCGGCCACGCCACCGATGAGCAGGGCTTGATGAGCTTCCGCGTCGGACTGCCACTGGCCGAGGCCGCCCAGGACTGGCGGGTCGCCGCCGCCGACGGGCAACTCGGCTGCCTGGTGAAGCTCTACCGCGACTGGCGGCTCAGCGGTGACGACGCGATGCTCGCCGAGTTGTGGCCCGCGGCGAGGCGGGCGCTGGAGTTCTGCTGGATTCCCGGCGGCTGGGACGCGGACCGCGACGGCGTGATGGAAGGCTGTCAGCACAACACGATGGACGTCGAGTACTACGGGCCGAATCCGCAGATGCAGTCGTGGTACCTGGCCGCGTTGCGCGCCTGCGAGGAGCTGGCACGACACGCCGGCGAGGACGAACTCGCGACCGAGTGCCGCCGGCTCTTCGAGTACGGCAGCGCCTGGATGGACCAGAACCTCTTCAACGGCTCGTACTACCGGCACGAGATCCGCCCACCCGCCTCGGCCGACGACGTCGCCCCCGGCCTCCGCGAGCGGATGGGCGCGGCCGATCCGACGAAACCCGAACTCCAGTTGGGCGACGGCTGTCTGATCGACCAGCTGGTAGGCCAGGCCCTGGCCCACATCGCTCAACTCGGCCACCTCCACGACCCGTTGCTAGTAGCAACGGCCTTGCGCAGCATTCTGGCCCACAACGGCCGGACCGGCTTCCACGACCACTTCAACAACATGCGCAGCTACGTCCTCGGTGACGAGTCGGCCGTTCTGATGTGCAGCTATCCCCGCGGCAACCGGCCCGAGCGGCCGTTCCCGTACTTCGCCGAGGTGATGACCGGCTTCGAACACATCCTCGCCGTCGGCCTGATCTCCGAAGGCCTGGTCGACGAGGGACTCGAGGTGATCTCGAACATCAGAGCCCGGTACGACGGTGAGCGGCGCAACCCGTTCGACGAGGCCGAGTGCGGACACCACTACGCCCGCGCGATGGCGAGTTGGGGCGCGGTCGTGGCCCTCACCGGCTTCGACTACGACGGCCGCTCCGGTGTGATGCGCTTCGACCCGCGCTATCCGTCGACGAACCACTTCTGGTCCACGGGCAACGCCTTCGGCATCCTCACCGACACCGAACTCCAGGTCCGCGAAGGCACCCTCCACCTCACCGAGCTCCACCTCCCCGGCCGGCCGCCGATCTCGTTCAACCGGAGCAGTTATGGCGCGGGGGACACCATCGGGCTCTAG
- a CDS encoding methyltransferase family protein: MRKAILGSTAFFFAAPAVVAGLIPWWISGWPRPRFWPAGVCVVAGVVIVLRAFIRFVREGRGTPAPIAPTEQLVVGGDYRFVRNPMYVGVVAAIFGQALLFLDAGLLVYGVIAWAVMASFVRWYEEPVLRERYGPQYEEYCRAVPAWRPRIRS; encoded by the coding sequence ATGCGCAAAGCAATCCTCGGTAGCACCGCGTTCTTCTTCGCGGCACCCGCTGTGGTCGCGGGCTTGATTCCCTGGTGGATCAGCGGCTGGCCGCGACCGCGCTTCTGGCCGGCCGGCGTCTGTGTGGTGGCGGGCGTGGTGATCGTCCTGCGGGCGTTCATTAGGTTCGTCCGGGAGGGCCGCGGTACGCCGGCGCCGATCGCTCCGACCGAGCAGTTGGTGGTCGGCGGTGACTACCGCTTCGTCCGCAATCCCATGTACGTAGGCGTCGTCGCTGCCATCTTCGGCCAGGCGCTCCTCTTCCTCGACGCGGGGCTGCTCGTCTATGGAGTGATCGCCTGGGCGGTGATGGCTTCCTTCGTGCGTTGGTACGAAGAGCCGGTACTCCGCGAGCGGTACGGCCCGCAGTACGAGGAGTACTGCCGAGCCGTGCCCGCGTGGCGGCCCAGGATCCGGTCCTGA
- a CDS encoding glycosyltransferase, which translates to MICLLPHCAYLSETSRMLELHRALTELGVPVHVATHGGPHERLLTRAGVAYDVLGPGLSAARSAAFVASAMGQGDPRQSMYDDTEIRAYAQAEAEYFRKHGITVAVTGFTLTTLLSSRLAGVQLVTEHAGSFVPPAFERRLLPAPSSPVDPRLRRAPDWLSRFFVNRTMNRTTAYCGGFNRVAASLGVEQVPSLAALLLGDLSLVPEIPEILGISAAELASWRPGRGYRPSSRLAAVGPLFAHLDLPLPGRVQKFLGRPGPVVYVAMTSTPPKLVRAAVEALGRLDVRILVAGTIHDLTDLATDRIMVEGVLPSHLVMPQVDLAITTGGQGSTQTATASGTPLLGIPLHIEQDLNIALLERLDAARHVAPSDLDRLAPIATAMLDNPAHQRAAERLQKLYAAVDGPSQAAQHIAHLTDHPS; encoded by the coding sequence GTGATCTGCCTACTGCCGCACTGCGCCTACCTGTCCGAGACGTCCCGGATGCTGGAGCTCCATCGCGCCCTCACCGAGCTCGGCGTTCCGGTCCACGTCGCCACCCACGGCGGTCCCCACGAGCGCCTGCTCACCCGGGCCGGCGTCGCGTACGACGTACTCGGGCCTGGTCTGTCGGCCGCCCGATCGGCCGCTTTCGTGGCCTCGGCGATGGGGCAGGGCGACCCGCGACAGAGCATGTACGACGACACCGAGATCCGTGCTTATGCCCAAGCGGAAGCTGAGTACTTCCGCAAGCACGGGATCACCGTCGCCGTCACCGGCTTCACCTTGACCACGCTGCTGTCCTCCCGGCTGGCCGGCGTACAACTCGTCACCGAGCACGCCGGAAGCTTCGTCCCGCCGGCCTTCGAGCGAAGGTTGCTGCCGGCACCGAGTTCGCCGGTCGATCCACGACTGAGGCGCGCACCGGACTGGCTCAGCCGGTTCTTCGTCAACCGCACGATGAACCGCACCACGGCGTACTGCGGCGGCTTCAACCGCGTCGCCGCGTCGCTCGGCGTCGAGCAGGTGCCGAGCCTCGCGGCCTTGCTGCTCGGCGATCTCTCGCTGGTGCCCGAGATCCCTGAAATACTTGGGATCTCGGCCGCCGAGCTGGCGTCATGGCGACCCGGTCGCGGCTACCGCCCGAGCTCACGGCTCGCCGCCGTCGGTCCTCTCTTCGCTCACCTCGATCTCCCTCTGCCGGGGCGGGTCCAGAAGTTCCTCGGCCGCCCGGGGCCAGTCGTCTACGTCGCTATGACATCGACGCCACCCAAGTTGGTGCGGGCCGCGGTCGAAGCGCTCGGCCGCCTCGACGTACGCATCCTGGTCGCCGGCACGATCCACGACCTGACCGATCTCGCCACCGACCGCATCATGGTCGAGGGCGTTCTCCCCAGCCACCTGGTGATGCCACAGGTCGATCTCGCGATCACCACCGGCGGCCAAGGCAGCACCCAAACCGCGACGGCCTCGGGCACCCCCCTCCTCGGCATCCCGCTCCACATCGAGCAGGACCTCAACATCGCCCTCCTCGAACGCCTCGACGCCGCCCGCCATGTGGCTCCCTCAGACCTCGACCGTCTCGCTCCCATCGCCACCGCGATGCTCGACAACCCCGCTCACCAGCGCGCCGCGGAGCGCCTCCAGAAGCTGTACGCCGCCGTCGACGGCCCATCACAGGCCGCCCAGCACATCGCTCACCTCACCGACCACCCGAGCTGA
- a CDS encoding DUF2867 domain-containing protein: MTVRTDLPELADLLPTADVVDLKTATGTVTLREFVAGSLGPSPWWIKALFAARFVLAKALRLQTAGVPSRPRVRPETISFTPGDRAAFFEVVRGEEDHYLLLKVTDNHLIGYLAFITDNTSPTREFKVVTIVHFLRPAGRFYYAAIEPFHHLVLHSMIRSGLKTYR, translated from the coding sequence ATGACCGTCCGTACCGATCTGCCCGAACTGGCCGATCTCCTACCCACCGCCGACGTCGTCGACCTGAAGACCGCGACCGGCACCGTGACCCTGCGCGAGTTCGTGGCCGGATCGCTCGGTCCTTCGCCGTGGTGGATCAAGGCGTTGTTCGCTGCCCGGTTCGTCCTCGCCAAGGCACTGAGACTGCAGACGGCCGGCGTCCCGTCGCGGCCACGGGTCCGGCCGGAGACAATCAGCTTCACGCCCGGAGATCGAGCAGCGTTCTTCGAAGTGGTGCGGGGCGAGGAGGACCACTACCTGCTCCTCAAGGTGACCGACAACCATCTGATCGGCTACCTCGCCTTCATCACCGACAACACCTCTCCCACGCGCGAGTTCAAGGTCGTCACGATCGTCCACTTCCTCCGCCCGGCCGGACGCTTCTACTACGCCGCGATCGAGCCGTTCCATCACCTCGTCCTGCACAGCATGATCCGCTCGGGCCTGAAGACCTACCGCTGA
- a CDS encoding MarR family winged helix-turn-helix transcriptional regulator — protein MIATDLSKLGVDVVVAAARLTRLASRDVSSLPHAAMRLMGRLDELGPTRISDLAKADRCSQPTMSNLVQRQEENGWVRREPDPADSRASLISLTDAGRAELDQARHEAGAAVAARLSQLPATDVATLQAAVTVMRSILTLEPLEETPR, from the coding sequence GTGATCGCTACTGATCTTTCGAAGCTCGGTGTCGACGTGGTGGTGGCCGCGGCGCGGTTGACGCGGTTGGCGAGTCGGGATGTGAGCTCGCTGCCGCACGCCGCGATGCGGCTGATGGGGCGGCTCGACGAGCTCGGGCCGACGCGGATCAGCGACCTGGCGAAGGCCGACCGCTGTTCCCAGCCGACCATGTCGAACCTGGTCCAGCGCCAGGAGGAGAACGGCTGGGTCCGGCGCGAGCCCGACCCGGCCGACTCCCGGGCCAGCCTGATCAGCCTCACCGACGCCGGTCGCGCCGAACTCGACCAAGCGCGGCACGAAGCCGGCGCGGCCGTCGCCGCCCGCCTCAGCCAACTCCCCGCCACCGACGTCGCCACCCTGCAGGCCGCGGTCACCGTCATGCGCTCGATCCTCACCCTCGAACCTCTGGAGGAGACGCCCCGGTGA